Below is a genomic region from Anabas testudineus chromosome 13, fAnaTes1.2, whole genome shotgun sequence.
attgttaagcAGAACTGTGTCATGGCAAcactagattttttttatttttttttacctttggtCTCTGGACGGCTAGGTCTGGCTCACAGCTGACCCACATTCAAATATCTCTACAACTATTTAATGGATTCCACATTTTTTACATTCGTCCACAAACTTTTTCTCAATTCATTGAGCAGAAAATGTACTACAGAAATCCTGGAAGAAATTACACATGTAGGATCTGATCCAATTATGATTATCGTCTTCCTCTCTTCGCTTTCTGTTTCAGGAACTACGTGTCTGGTGGCCCTCCTGTCCGATAAGGAGCTGACGGTCGCCAACGTTGGAGACTCGCGCGGAGTTCTCTGCGATAAAGACGGCAATGCCATTCCTCTGTCGCACGACCACAAGCCTTACCAGCTCAAAGAGCGCAAGAGGATCAAGAAAGCTGGTGAGAAAACTGCTGCAGTCCAGGCCAACAGACTTTTCTACAGCTTGTGAGCAGGCGAACAAGGCTGAAAACTTGAGGGAACATCAAGACTCAGATTGTTGTCATAAAGCGTCAAATAAGTATTCCTATGATCAAAGCTGAGCAACGTTATCCAACATTTTTTCActtgtgaagtgtgtgtgtgtgtgtgtgtctgtgtgtgtgtgtgtgtgtgtctgtgtgtgtgtgtgtgtgtctgtgtgtgtgtgtgtgtgtctgtgtgtgtgtgtgtgtgtgtgtgtgtgtgtgtgtgtgtgtgcgcgcgcgcgcgcgcgcatgtgtgtgtgcattcgcATGCTGAGGCTGACATCAAAACCCAGTGACTGATAACACCGTCTGTTTCTAAAGCAGCATGTTATCAAATGCAGCCAGACAGAGCACATTATTTAAGGTGTATTTGGAGGCATAACTCACCCTCCTACTCTATCTGCGTACTCACTCTATGCTGTGGAGAGTTTCATGGCAGGTTGCCAGATTAGTCAGTATAATAGCCCACCATCTCCATCTAATGGTCTGAATGGGTACTGGAAAAACACTAAACTTTTTCACAGATTTAGTTGGCATACTCACTGTTTTCTTCATATTCATGTTACATGTGTGAGGAAGCTAAACTTTTAATACTGAtttacattcattacatttgaATGTTCAGAAACATTGTTGGTATAATATCAGGTATTATCTCAGGTGTTTGTGCTTTGACTCCTCGTGATTAGACTTAGAAGTACAGAGTTGTACATAGAATAAACACAGTGCCGATAGTTTACAGGACTAGAAACGCTGAAATGCTGaaagttaattttaaataagtaattatttgatttattattgtgtGAGGACAGCTACACTGATTGGCCACAACATTAGCACCGCCTGGTggtaatgttgtggtggaccAGGGTTAGCATGGCCACATCCACACAAAGCTatgatgtgtgttttgacaGGTGCCAATATTTTATAGCCTGTAGTAGCCTGAACGTTCAActtcagaagaagaaatagTCTCACTTATTGGGATCTCGGAAGGCATCCTGACCTACTATTAACATTTCCTATATAATCCCCTGCTCACAAATCAGTTGAAACCATAGAGGACACTCAGCTGTACAGATGTGACTTGACTTTTTTGCATCCCCCACCCTCATTTCCAATGGTTTTACCCTCTGACTTCCTCCTCAGGTGGTTTCATAAGTTTCAATGGCTCATGGCGTGTCCAGGGCATCTTGGCCATGTCGCGTTCTCTGGGCGATTACCCTCTGAAGAACCTCAACGTGGTCATTCCTGATCCCGACATCATGTCCTTCGACCTGAACAAGCTGCAGCCGGAGTTCATGATCCTGGCGTCCGATGGCCTGTGGGACACCTTCAGCAACGAGGAGGCGGTGCGCTTCATCAGGGAACGACTGGATGAGCCTCACTTCGGTGCCAAGAGCATTGTCCTCCAGTCCTTCTACCGTGGTTGTCCTGACAACATCACTGTCATGGTGGTCAAATTTAAAGGCAAAACCAGCGAGCAGTAGACGACCTGTGTACGACACAGAGTATGTTACGTTTGAATACAAGTAACAATAGGCTTAAAGCTAAAGGTTTAAAGCCCAAGCCCACAACTCTCTGAGCAAGAGACAATTTCTATCACAGATAGTTACAGTCGATGGTCGTCCAGTGCATCAAAACACATCCTGTCCCTCCTCCTTTACTTGTACTGCTGTAAACTCGACTCTCGTAAGAACATGTCTTTGATTAAGGCTTAGCCATATCTTTTTAAGATACCGTAATACAAGCTGGGTCACTGTTATGCAAATAAACATAGCTTTGTAAACAtagcagctgtgcagctgtgggGACACCAATGAGTCcgcacacatctgtgtgtgtgtgtgtgtgagtgagtgtgtgtgtgtgtgagtgtgagcaaGCAGTTGAGTGGAGTTACAGATGTCTTGATTAAACTGCACACAAGTCTCACATTAACAACATGTTCATTGTCTAGCTAGTAGTGACAAATGACAGCACGGAGATTCACTTAAATATGACGTctttcactctgtctgtctgaccactaattttatacttttacttccCTAACTCTGTGTTTCCACATTGTATGATTGTATTGACGACTACCAAGTGACTGCACTGACAACTTTGTCGTTTAACATGTTGGCAGAtaaccttttttcttctttctttctgggtCTAACACGTCACTAGTGCAAATCGCTAACATGAATTTATTCCCTTTAGCCACTGCTTTTCCATATATCACCAATCATATTGTACAGCAATACAACCGATCACATAGTCTTAGTTCTCACATAGTTTGCCCCATTTGATAAGTTTAATTGTTGAATTTGTCAGTGCGTTGTCAATAATCGCTGTTAGTTTTTGTGCCAAtagagttttgtgtttgtcttgatGAGCTTTCACAACTTTTAAAGCTGAGACTCTGGTTGGATTTGTTCTACTTTTCTGTTCGGCCCCAACTCACTAGGACACCTGTAACTACTGATGATGTAATAAATGTTGGATGATTTTGTAATGAAATGTCCTTTTTAAAGTAATGCATTTTCAGAAAGTagagacattttattaatatgacacGACTCTAACTGGtaattgttaatttatttaaacattgtaAAAACAGTCCATTAGATATCACATTTTACATAACAACGTAATAGTTCATCTAAATTTGGTAATAAGAATAGAACTTGTCATGTTCGATTTGAAACCCTTTTAAATAAACTTGCCTTCATTGACATGCTATTCCGTTGTCTGACATTTCTTACATTATCATTTACTACAATCTACATCAGACAGAAATATACttcaatatactgtaaatgacaaTTTACTGTTAACTTTCCTGCATTACTACCTGGTCCAGTCTGTTAATTTCTGATCTCTATTTCCCAGAACCATAACTCAAAATGTAACAAGCCTTTGAATGAAACTCATTATTGTTgccttacttttttttttaagctgttcAATTCCTGTTATGAAGTCTGCTGCCAAAACTACttgttagtttttaaatgaaatgcagtCGATCGTACGGCAGTTACAAACCTTGTTAACTCACATGTACAATAGCATTGTTGAAAGAATGTCTCCAGGATGAATGTACATACTGTCCTCATGTTAGTCCTCCCCTCCACTGTTTATACAGCCATCAAGAAAGCAATGCGCCTGTTCCTGGATTGTTTAACTTCagagacatatatatatatatatttaccagatgatgctgtttgtttgtgctttttcattttaataatgtacattACCGAATGTTTATGTGGCATTTGtacttgtttttgttgactttaataaactgtaaaaaaaaaaaataaatacattttaagatgTAAATCAAAAAGGTAACATTAAAATGAGAGCTCATGATATCCTTTCCTGTGTGGTTTTTCCTCTAAATACATATCAAGACAatcaaaacatcaacattatATTATGAGAGTTTGCTATTTGGCCAAAAAGGGCACTGTCATAGAttagttttcttatttaaaaaaaaaaaaaaaaaaaaaaaaagcagcagtgcaACATGTAAATCCTtgacttctgtctgtctgtccgtaCCACCTGCTGGGTGATTGGAACCATTAAATCAGTCCTGCTATGTCAGGTCTGGActacactgaaaatgttttctgctgaCATAATTCTTTAAcaaagtttaattaattttaattagatAAAGATTTAATTATGTGAAACTATTGAATCAGACCTCGGCCAGAATGAGGAATTAGATTTAAACACCATTGTATTTAAAGATACATTGTAACTATAGATGTATTGTTGTTGGGCCATTTCAAAAATGGTaacaaaaactcaaatctgtgatatgtttatttgcttcaacctttatttatctgataaaagcacaaagaaaagtgTTTCATTGACCAACTTAATTATGTTTTCTAAGTATAAGGACATTTAGAGTTTGGTGGCTGcaacattcatattttcatttattcatagTTCGGAAAATAGTTTCTATGTTTTAAATTGGATTTTGTAGCCCTACCTTAGTGCAATAGTGTTGGAGTGCTatacaacaataacacaaaagatgttttatgtgttaattTGTTAGGGTTTCTGGATAATTCACCTTCGGCTTACTGATCGGTCTAAAGATAAACTACATTTATCCATCAGTCAAGGCCACCAAATTCGCTTTTGATGTCACTGGACATCCATCTTGAAGAAACACAACCTTCCCATTAAAACCATAGATGGGCTTCCTGGTTGCTTGTGTGTATGATGGTCTGGGAGCAGGTGTGATGTGACTCCACTAACTGCACTGTGGTAACCAGAGAACATTTCTCCCCACTTAGTTGCATGGTCACTTCAGATATAAATAGCTTTACTGAAAGCTACGCAAAGGACTGAAGGAATCACAACAGAAGGGAGGGCTCATTCCTCTTGTGTGTACATAAAGTGCACTGATTGCCGACAGTCTCCATAAGAGACCAGACACATTGAGCCTGCAGATAGACAGATAGGGAGAGTGTTTAGTTTATAACCTTACACAGGATATAGACACAAGCTGCACTTTGAGGACATGGGCCTGCGCGGATCCAAGTCTAAGAAACAAGCACAGGTCTTGATTTTAGGTCTTGACGGATCAGGAAAGACCACCCTGCTCTACAAACTGAAGTACAACGAGAGCGTGGTGACCGTGCCAACTGTGGGCTTTAACATAGAGATGATGGACACAGACAGGAGCAGCCCAAGCCTGACGGTGTGGGACGTGGGGGGCCAGAAGAGGATGAGGCCCTACTGGAGGCATTACTATGCTGATACAGCCGGACTGATGTTTGTGGTGGACAGCTGGGATCAGAAGCGGCTAGACGAGGCACGCAGGGAGCTACATCGggtaattaaatcaaattattattaataggaGTGGCACTTAAATGTTGGCATAGTGTATATACTCAAATCCGTCCATCTAAACACGCCATCTCCAATGCACTTTGCACATTCATGCAACCCCAGAACATCACACTCACTCCTTCATGTTTCACAGCTGGCACTATGCAGACACTGTAGTAGACCTGAACAGGCCTCTCCTGTCTTCAACTCATCTATGGCAAAGTGTTAACTGGCACTTTTGTGTGGTTTGTGAATCAGTAGAGCTTGGCTTCCTGCAATGTCCCTCACAGAGTCTGGTCACTGAAACACCAGTTTCCACAGATAACCTTTGTGCCACATGAGAAATATTTACCTTTCCCATTAAAGGTGGGCTCAATGGAAAACCAATGTCAAAACTGGGAAATGATCATTTTAGAGACATTGCACAGGAGAGTACAGACGTTTTTTCTCCATGTCATCAGCATTTTTACATTGTGGTAATTAAAGTTTCTCTTCTTAACTTGGTTTTTCTTCACCTCCAAGGTCCTGAGGAACGAGAGTCTCAAAGAAGTTCCTCTTGTGGTCCTCGCCAACAAACAGGACCTTCCAGAAGCTCTGAGCCCAGATGCTCTTTGTGTGAAGCTGGATTTGAGAAGAGTGTGTGAGGGCAGAGCCTGGTTCATCCAGCCCTGTTCAGCCACCACCGGGATGGGACTAGAGGAAGGTTTCAGGAGGATAGTCTATCTGATGAAGACTCCGCTGAAACAGACTCAAGAGGACATTAAGGATAAGATGAGGTCACAGTGCTTTAGTGTCACAGCAGTGAAACAATCTTGCTCTTCAGCAGAGGATGGCTGAAAATCTTTCCTGAACTTTGATTTTATGCCATGTGTGGGACTCCTTCTCACCGACTGcttcacagcttcactgtgtCATCGGTATGATCAAATAAGAGGAGGCAGCAATAAGAAGGATGATATTAACACAGAGATTAGTGTTAATCTCTGTAGAAGAAAGAGCTTTTGCTAAATTATGAAGAAGACAAAGTGTCTTTGGACGGTGAAAGGATTCTTGGATCTTGAATGGTTTTAAGAAACCAGTGTTGCAAgtggaaacatttcaaatgtcaaacagcacCTGGtctactgtatttgtgtgacGCAAAGAAACTTTGATTTCCAATTGTACAACTTTGTATGCAttcatttgtattaattttaatattgcAACATGAAACTTGATTTGTTATTTGGAAAGACACAGCCAGTGTTGTCTCTCATTATGTCAATAAcataacacacatttatatgtagAAGTCAATGTGCTGTTATTTGCTATTCTCTGCTCATTTGTCATCGTATCATCGTAAATGTTCCATTCATGCCGGTGTATGGTAGCTTGCTAAGCTAAGCTCTCAAAGTAGCTTCCCCAGCACTGAGAATCTGTAGGGGTGTCGGGGGCTTTTGGTATCAGTCCCATTCACACTCAAAAACAACACCTTGGAGGATCATCATGTCGATACTTGGGGGATTCATCCACCAGCCCCTACTGATTGCAGTCGGTTTCCCTATGaaaccagacacacactcagaagAAGGACGAGTGATGAGCTGCCATTttaacatacagacacaaactgcTCTTTTAGGACTTGAGTATGACAGGATCCAAGTCTAAGAAACAAGCACAGGTTCTGATTTAGGTCAAGCATGATCAGGAAAGGCCACCCTGCTCTACAAAAGCATTCTGACCATGCTGTTTCTTTATACTGGTAGTCTTTCCATACACTATGcatgtttctattttcttctgttgtttcatCCTAATATATCTAATTCTGTTTCcactcttaaaataaaaacgtGCTTCAAGCAGTGTCACGCATGCAGTGGTACTTACTACAGCAGCTGTGGAGTAACAGCTCAATGTGTGCATCTACAGGTTAGGTTACTTTCAGGCTAAGATGAACAACAAAGCAGCTAAACtgataatgaaataatgaaaataacactATGTTAACATGATTTTACAACTTTCACCACGACAGTAACATAACATTTGGCCCTGGTGCAAATATTCTCTCCTTGGGTCTCCCCACCTCCAAAATGGTATCAGTCCCATCCAAACTCTAAACGATACCTCCTCCTCTATACTTAAGGGATCTATCCCCCCACCCCCTACTGTTAGCAGCATGCCTCCATAAGAAaccagacacacatacacacacacacaggaactcATCCCAAATTTGATATAGACACAAGCTGCACTTTGAGGACATGGGCGTGCGCGGATCCAAGTCTAAGAAACAAGCACAGGTCTTGATTCTAGGTCTTGACGGATCAGGAAAGACCACCCTGCTCTACAAACTGAAGTACAATGAGAGCGTGGTGACCGTGCCAACTGTGGGCTTCAACGTGGAGATGCTGGACACAGACAGAAGCAGCCCAAGCCTGACGGTGTGGGACGTGGGGGGCCAGAAGAGGATGAGGCCCTACTGGAGGCATTACTATGCTGATACAGCCGGACTGATGTTTGTGGTGGACAGCTGGGATCAGAAGCGGCTAGACGAGGCACGAGGGGAACTACATCAggtaattaaatcaaattattatttattataacagcAATATTTCTATGTAACAAGAACACGTGACTTCTGAAAGTCCAATTTAGTATGTCCCTCAATTTAAAAAGGTTGTTTTGGCTATTACTGCTTCACTTTCATGTTCACTATGTGTGATTTTACAGTTACACATAAGCTTATACCCTTCATTACAGCTAAAAATAACTTGGATAGGTGTGGACTCAATGTATTTATCAACACTTCTCCTATGGAGCCTCAGTGATTGTGTTTGAACATTTATGAATGACTGATAACATAGTAGAATATTTGTAATCATATTTAATGATACAACACTTGAATAATACGTGTGTATTTTTAAGCATAATTAACtcttaattatatatataatacatttaaaactcGTTCTCCACCTCCAAGGTCCTGAGGAACGAGAGTCTCAGAGAAGTTCCTCTTGTGGTCCTCGCCAACAAACAGGACCTTCCAGAAGCTCTGAGCCCAGATGCTCTTTGTGTGAAGCTGGATTTGAGAAGAGTGTGTGAGGGCAGAGCCTGGTTCATCCAGCCCTGTTCAGCCACCACCGGGATGGGACTAGAGGAAGGTTTCAGGAGGATAGTCTATCTGATGAAGACTCCGCTGAAACAGGCTCAAGAGGACATTAAGGATAAGATGAGGTCAAACAGCTGGGGAAAAAGTTTGCTCTGCAGCACGTCACAAAAATCTTTCTGAACTTTGATTTTATGCCATGTATGGGACTTCATCTCACCTGCCTGTGTGACTCAGCATACATAGCTTCGCTGTGTCATTGGTATGATCAAATAAGAGGAGGCAGCAATAAGAAGGATGATATTAACACAGAGATTAGTGTTAATCTCTGTAGAATAAAAAACTTGAATTGAAagaaagctgaagaagaagaaagctgaattgtgaagaagacagaagaTTATGTGGAGAGCCATCTCACTATTTGTGCATTATCATTTAATCgactaaaaactaaatgtaatctGCACTTACCTGAATAATGGACAGCAGAAAACCAAGTGGTATAGCTGAGTCAGCACAACAATCACTGATCATTGTTCTTCCAGGCTGTACCAATTATAGTGTGAGACAATGGTTCCCTACAGAGGAGCACATCGAGAGGAAAGGAGAAGTTACTCTGTGCCTCTGTGTAGTTGTAACTGGTGAATACCACAGTAATTATCagtaatattttagtttttatcatCCAGTTCTGGTTTAGCCTATCTActatataacacacacatataataaCATGTATCAAGTGTAATAAGTGTATGTAGTGTGCAGCAGCCAAATGTTTCTAGGTCCAGCAACAGTTCTCAAACTCCAAGAACCCCTCTGTTGTTCTCttgtgtaaatatactgtataaatacatattctCAATTCTCTGTCTCcaatattgttgtgttttcacaccaTTTCACACCACCACCAGTTTTTAAAAGCTTATTAAGAAACTGCCATCACTATGAGTAACTAACTTTCTTCCAGCTCTTtcctttaaatatttagttccctttttctttttatttgtttgtgattATTATACATTAACCCTTATTGTTCTTTTGGCCATTTATGTTCTTAagatatgtttatatttctttcttaaGATGAGGAGAGGTCAATCATGTGGCTTCTTGACCTTGACTTGTCCCATCTGCTTTATTCTGTTTGCcatgttattttgaaaaataacaTCTTAATcttcatcattgtcatcataGTAGAGATCTGTCAACAGTGTATAAAAGCGTTATTGACAAACTAGTCGTTAAATGCAACTAAAGCAAAGTATCCCTTCAGTAAATCTACCTTAATGGACGTTATAATAATAGAGCTATTTAGAGAGATGTTCATGTTATGACtctagtttgtgctgctgttgaactgtatGGTAATTAGAGGCATATCAAATATTTCATACGGGCTGCGAAGTAAAAACAAGACATcaagacaaagcaaaacatcagcacaaactacagtctacaaaataaatgcacataatgTAGCTAAGCATTAGAAATAGTGATCCAACATATGCAGCGGCTGCGTGTCGGTGTGTGTCGCGCTCTGCAGACGCACCAATAGCAGTGAGCGGGGTTTCCCCACCCTTCTTCTACGCCAGAGCGAGGCTGCCCTCCACCACCGGCATTCCCAGTATGCACCGCGGACAGCAGCAAAAAATAGTCCGCTAACGAAGGCTGAGAAAAGGGAACTAGAAAGGGGGCAGCTCACCAGCTAAATCCACGAGTTTTACTGTATCCAACGCAACCACAACTGCTAACATGGCCGACAACGAGAAACTGGACAACCAGCGGCTGAAGAATTTCAAGAATAAGGGCCGTGATTTGGAGGTAAAAGTTGTGCAGATCGGCGTCGAGGATCTCCTCGTTTCctcgccgccgccgccgccgccgccgccgtgTTCGCGGCCAGCTTCGCCCGCTGGCTTCCCTGTGACGTCGTTTCTAATTTCCACCATCGTGAACTTCGCGCTCGGAGCCTCGGCCCCGGCCTCCGCAGCTCACCACATTTAGGTCGCTGGCGTTGGCCGGTCGATGTCGCCTTGGCTTTCACGGGCTTCGTTGCGCCGTGAGGCGGCGGCGGCGGTTATAAAACATGTCAGAACAGCAAGTCAAGAGTTGTTGCATCCGCTGGATGTGCTCTGCTAGCTAACCTAGCAGCTAGCCAGGCCCACGGGGGACGTGCTAGCTTAACTGAAGCATATCACCCACCGCACTGCTTTAGCTCGGTGCGTTAGCTAGTGGACGTGTTAAACATTCAACTTAATATACCCCATACTTTTAGGTGGTGTTTGGGGGACGCTTGTTTGATTGGCAAGCGAACAGGAGCGCAGATTAACGCTATTTTGATGCTACAGCTAGCTGCCCTGCCTGCTAGCCTACTCGCAAGCTACCGTGAAGCTCGGTAGTTGGGGCTTGGTGGTGCTGGTGGCCGCAGTTCCACCCATCCCCCGTCTTTATCACCAAAAACAATGGCGGAAACCACTTAGCATCTTAGCTGGCCGGTTACCTGGGTCTTTTAAAATAGTGGCGTAGTGTTAATTTTTCAATCCGTGCTTCACTAACGTCACTCATGCCTACAAAACAAGGTTAATGCGAGCGGCTAGATACACCGTCACATGACGGATGGATCAAAGCTACACGATGGCTAACGTGGAGCCACAAGTTCCCGGTTGGTTCACAGTAAGACCAACATGCCTCTGCCTCAATAATCTGAGCAGGACATGGGGTTTTCAGGCGGGCATGTGAAGAGGATATTCTCATACATCCTGTTTGACAAGTAGCTTCTAGAGAGAGTTAGGCCCCTAATCATGAGTTGTCTCGCTTAGCAACCTGTTAGTAAGCTCAACTATTTATCAGCACCATGGTTAAAGTCTGTCAGTAGTCAATACAAGGACTACACATAAACATCCATTCTGTGTTCACTAAAGCAATAACCTCCTGCTCATGAAGTACGTGTTAAGGCCTCTGCTCAGTGCACTTTTCTTGTAGTGTTGCAGGCTGAGAACAGTATTCCTGCAATAAATCTCCCTCTGTGAAAGCCGGGTTTCGTGCAAGCAGATGTTGTATGTGTTAAAAGTATTGTAGTTCAACTTCATGTTCATTTGAGAGAATCTAGTTTGTAGGAAGAGCTGTGTTTCTGATATTTTGTCCAGGTCAAATAAAGCAGTGTGAGTAGACGGAAGTATTGGAAACGTGATATATATCAAAATCTGTATCTCTCTAAAGCATTTTCAACCAAACCTGAACATCATAACTTTGATCAAGGTAGGATTTGTCGCAGTGTTGCCCTGGTTTTAGTTTGTGGGGTCTGACAAATTGGCAACAGAGTGAATTTCACCTCTTTACTTTGTACGTTTTTGTTGTAGCACACACAAATTTGTTTAAGCTGCATAAAATGGTATTACTGAAACATAAGCTGAGTCATAGTGGGTCAGACGGGTGTTAAGTGTGTTCGGGTGCTGTCATATGCCGAGTGTGGCCTGTTGACTTTATGCTTCAGGTATCATCTCTGACCACACA
It encodes:
- the LOC113172364 gene encoding ADP-ribosylation factor-like protein 14; the encoded protein is MGVRGSKSKKQAQVLILGLDGSGKTTLLYKLKYNESVVTVPTVGFNVEMLDTDRSSPSLTVWDVGGQKRMRPYWRHYYADTAGLMFVVDSWDQKRLDEARGELHQVLRNESLREVPLVVLANKQDLPEALSPDALCVKLDLRRVCEGRAWFIQPCSATTGMGLEEGFRRIVYLMKTPLKQAQEDIKDKMRSNSWGKSLLCSTSQKSF
- the LOC113171702 gene encoding ADP-ribosylation factor-like protein 14, translating into MGLRGSKSKKQAQVLILGLDGSGKTTLLYKLKYNESVVTVPTVGFNIEMMDTDRSSPSLTVWDVGGQKRMRPYWRHYYADTAGLMFVVDSWDQKRLDEARRELHRVLRNESLKEVPLVVLANKQDLPEALSPDALCVKLDLRRVCEGRAWFIQPCSATTGMGLEEGFRRIVYLMKTPLKQTQEDIKDKMRSQCFSVTAVKQSCSSAEDG
- the LOC113171692 gene encoding protein phosphatase 1L-like → MKNERKKDGLIHICAAADFAKAHLPEALRQQLLAYEREKERDREKDKEKDEKRERGGHSYPSILEQQILTLDREMLDKLSATYNEAGTTCLVALLSDKELTVANVGDSRGVLCDKDGNAIPLSHDHKPYQLKERKRIKKAGGFISFNGSWRVQGILAMSRSLGDYPLKNLNVVIPDPDIMSFDLNKLQPEFMILASDGLWDTFSNEEAVRFIRERLDEPHFGAKSIVLQSFYRGCPDNITVMVVKFKGKTSEQ